The following are encoded in a window of Oncorhynchus keta strain PuntledgeMale-10-30-2019 chromosome 10, Oket_V2, whole genome shotgun sequence genomic DNA:
- the LOC127932535 gene encoding UDP-GlcNAc:betaGal beta-1,3-N-acetylglucosaminyltransferase-like protein 1 isoform X2, which produces MMPQRIHLQYEACLFNSTSLIGCQVRRDPEGSTERYTRWINNISQDQLSTQVYTSHGPTVIMPTWFCSRDWFQRVGTFDEGGKGVPEDLLWFYQSVGQGGGVVRVDQCLLVYRYHQQAATHSVLEETIWNLRVAFLQERVINQWESFTIWNAGKQGRKLYRCLSSFNQKKERPKPQIPVLHYRDVSPPYIICVKLDMTGGVFEENLKSLHLEEGVDYYHFN; this is translated from the exons TTGATTGGCTGTCAGGTCCGCAGGGATCCAGAGGGATCTACTGAGCGCTACACACGCTGGATCAACAACATCAGCCAGGATCAACTCAgcacccag GTGTACACCTCTCACGGCCCTACGGTCATCATGCCAACCTGGTTCTGCTCCAGGGATTGGTTCCAGCGGGTCGGAACCTTTGACGAGGGCGGCAAG ggaGTTCCAGAGGATCTGTTGTGGTTCTATCAGAGTGTTGGTCAGGGAGGAGGTGTGGTCAGAGTGGACCAGTGTTTACTAGTCTACCGCTACCATCAACAAGCTGCTACACACTCTGTCCtgga GGAAACCATTTGGAACCTCCGTGTGGCCTTCCTCCAGGAGAGAGTTATCAACCAATGGGAATCCTTCACCATATGGAATGCTGGGAAACAGGGCCGGAAACTATACCGCTGCCTCAGTTCCTTCAATCAGAAGAAG GAGAGGCCCAAGCCTCAGATCCCTGTACTGCACTACAGAGATGTGTCTCCACCCTACATCATCTGTGTCAAGCTG GACATGACCGGAGGAGTGTTTGAAGAAAACCTGAAGTCTCTCCATCTGGAAGAAGGAGTTGACTATTACCACTTCAACTAA
- the LOC127932535 gene encoding UDP-GlcNAc:betaGal beta-1,3-N-acetylglucosaminyltransferase-like protein 1 isoform X1 produces the protein MMPQRIHLQYEACLFNSTSLIGCQVRRDPEGSTERYTRWINNISQDQLSTQVYTSHGPTVIMPTWFCSRDWFQRVGTFDEGGKGVPEDLLWFYQSVGQGGGVVRVDQCLLVYRYHQQAATHSVLEETIWNLRVAFLQERVINQWESFTIWNAGKQGRKLYRCLSSFNQKKVRAFCDVDENKIKKGFYTYEESKERPKPQIPVLHYRDVSPPYIICVKLDMTGGVFEENLKSLHLEEGVDYYHFN, from the exons TTGATTGGCTGTCAGGTCCGCAGGGATCCAGAGGGATCTACTGAGCGCTACACACGCTGGATCAACAACATCAGCCAGGATCAACTCAgcacccag GTGTACACCTCTCACGGCCCTACGGTCATCATGCCAACCTGGTTCTGCTCCAGGGATTGGTTCCAGCGGGTCGGAACCTTTGACGAGGGCGGCAAG ggaGTTCCAGAGGATCTGTTGTGGTTCTATCAGAGTGTTGGTCAGGGAGGAGGTGTGGTCAGAGTGGACCAGTGTTTACTAGTCTACCGCTACCATCAACAAGCTGCTACACACTCTGTCCtgga GGAAACCATTTGGAACCTCCGTGTGGCCTTCCTCCAGGAGAGAGTTATCAACCAATGGGAATCCTTCACCATATGGAATGCTGGGAAACAGGGCCGGAAACTATACCGCTGCCTCAGTTCCTTCAATCAGAAGAAG gttCGAGCGTTCTGCGACGTGGACGAGAATAAGATCAAGAAAGGCTTCTACACCTATGAGGAGTCCAAG GAGAGGCCCAAGCCTCAGATCCCTGTACTGCACTACAGAGATGTGTCTCCACCCTACATCATCTGTGTCAAGCTG GACATGACCGGAGGAGTGTTTGAAGAAAACCTGAAGTCTCTCCATCTGGAAGAAGGAGTTGACTATTACCACTTCAACTAA